A part of Melittangium boletus DSM 14713 genomic DNA contains:
- a CDS encoding RibD family protein, giving the protein MNGAKRPYVICHMVPSVDGRIVTSGWKLSPSTLAEYERTAQTFDADAWMIGRISMEPYAGKARVPARKVPQPIPRTDFIARRDAESYAIALDPSGKLTWKSSSIDEEHVITVLTEQVSDDYLAFLQSKGVSYLFGGKTDLNLKKVLEKLGKEFGIKKLLLEGGGKINGSFLAADLIDELSVLVAPIADGAIGTPSLFDSREGKGPTRHLKLVSFEKRKGDLLWLRYKLKR; this is encoded by the coding sequence ATGAATGGAGCGAAGCGGCCGTACGTGATTTGTCACATGGTGCCCTCCGTCGATGGGCGGATCGTCACCTCGGGCTGGAAGCTTTCGCCCAGCACCCTGGCCGAGTACGAGCGGACGGCCCAGACATTCGACGCCGATGCGTGGATGATCGGCCGGATTTCCATGGAGCCCTATGCCGGAAAGGCCAGGGTTCCGGCGCGCAAGGTACCGCAGCCGATTCCGAGGACGGACTTCATCGCGAGGCGCGATGCGGAGTCCTACGCCATCGCGCTGGATCCCTCCGGCAAGCTCACCTGGAAGTCGAGCTCCATCGATGAGGAGCACGTGATCACGGTCCTCACGGAGCAGGTCTCGGACGACTACCTGGCCTTCCTTCAATCCAAGGGCGTCTCCTATCTGTTTGGCGGCAAGACGGACTTGAACCTGAAGAAGGTGCTCGAAAAGCTCGGGAAGGAGTTCGGCATCAAGAAGCTGCTCCTCGAGGGTGGCGGGAAAATCAATGGCTCCTTCCTGGCCGCGGACCTCATCGACGAGCTGAGCGTGCTGGTGGCGCCCATCGCGGATGGTGCCATCGGCACCCCGTCGCTCTTCGATTCGAGAGAGGGAAAGGGACCCACTCGCCACCTCAAGCTGGTCTCCTTCGAGAAGCGCAAGGGGGACCTGCTCTGGCTGCGCTACAAACTGAAGCGCTGA
- a CDS encoding methyltransferase family protein translates to MKHLHRWLPTLLLVSGLLMLVPLGIRQVQSTPEESRAVAALLLVAYVLWALLESRVTYREVGKPVAERDGATLEFYGVARVITAVLAVAFPALAAPPEVRIGGLLCFVGGVTLRLIAIRTLGRAYSHRVRLPDASLLVTDGVYRLLRHPAYTGMLLAHAGYLTVFSSVPGIAAFVLLLVPSVLLRIRHEERLLLGSFPGYSAYAASRKRLIPWVW, encoded by the coding sequence ATGAAGCACCTGCACCGCTGGCTGCCCACCCTGCTGCTGGTCTCGGGGTTGCTGATGCTCGTGCCGTTGGGCATCCGCCAGGTCCAGAGCACGCCGGAAGAGAGCCGAGCCGTGGCGGCCCTCTTGCTGGTGGCCTATGTGCTCTGGGCGCTGCTCGAGAGCCGCGTGACGTATCGAGAGGTCGGCAAGCCCGTCGCCGAGCGCGATGGCGCCACGCTCGAGTTCTACGGCGTGGCCCGGGTGATCACCGCCGTGCTCGCGGTGGCGTTCCCCGCGCTGGCGGCGCCTCCCGAGGTGCGCATCGGGGGACTGCTCTGCTTCGTCGGAGGGGTCACCCTGCGGCTGATCGCCATCCGCACGTTGGGCCGGGCCTATTCGCACCGGGTGCGCCTGCCCGACGCGAGCCTGCTCGTCACGGACGGCGTGTACCGGCTCCTTCGGCATCCGGCCTACACCGGCATGCTGCTGGCGCACGCGGGCTACCTGACCGTTTTCTCGAGCGTGCCGGGGATCGCCGCGTTCGTGTTGCTCCTGGTTCCCTCCGTGCTCCTGCGCATCCGGCACGAGGAGCGGCTGCTGCTCGGCTCTTTCCCGGGCTACTCGGCGTATGCGGCGAGCCGCAAGCGGCTCATTCCCTGGGTCTGGTGA
- a CDS encoding PEP/pyruvate-binding domain-containing protein, with translation MSSTPLLVSMTEAGDPQHVGQKFARQQRLAQRGLPVPPFFCLTTGTFQQVAAPILPSIEQLTAMVDQTSQQDIRRVASGIEQLFLDVPLGAEREASILEAFDRTFGADATVAVRASVVGSSLAESEDSETDPFAGVSSTFLYVKRGQLLDRIRRCWASGFTPEGLIYRLAQGRGLRGLTVAVGVQRMIPGRRSFVVFTCDPKTTERKTLIVAGHGIGEGVVQEKVGVDHYFLHPQTGRIGQELGHKAEMLCENPVPGGELLCLPVPEPLRDAPCLSDAEIQRLGALARDIENIFGVPQDIEGTFTEDGTLHVLQSRPIAFDFRKIRVWSCANVSESFPGVTTPLTYSLASHFYEVIFYDLVRRMWGADSRTLHDHKTAFQNMLGFIDGRVYHSLSGLMHVNGMNPIAAPFMRDLEHVLQLDTSLFIRLPGHRDSFPSTAQYALALGRAITGALSATAWFRHDFDAYEKWWKQTLAGIRTLTPEQEDPLVLIHHFRRLWTGVGNWWGLTLINHWYINTYYGLASRLLLKWTGEDPSALLVGLLCGARPDASTHSLLSAVALAETVRADSALSKLFAEGEAEAVWRKIEAREVPAAFAQAFREHLREYGDRGIQELNVERPNLRETPWELVRIVQSYARTSVTREELKASDKARRTEAEAQLRQLLKGQPLRRLALQPLLERLRLVIGLREDSRFWRGQLFGFSKRVFAALGQRMAERGVLEAPLDVHYLTMHEVLDHFEGRGVTRRLSELVRLRRQEHQDNQKRQPLRDFTTVGSVADGIPQAAEAVSGDASLLKGIGSSAGIVEGFARIVKDPGAVGTLSKEDILIAKETDPGWLFLMLASGGIVVERGSMLSHTAIAGRKFGIPTVVGVPHATTLIPDGARVRVDGTTGMVTLVTS, from the coding sequence ATGTCTTCCACCCCCCTCCTTGTCTCCATGACCGAGGCCGGCGACCCCCAGCACGTCGGCCAGAAGTTCGCGCGCCAGCAGCGCCTGGCCCAGCGGGGCTTGCCGGTCCCTCCCTTCTTCTGCCTCACCACCGGGACGTTCCAGCAGGTGGCGGCTCCCATCCTCCCCTCCATCGAGCAGCTCACCGCGATGGTGGACCAAACCTCCCAGCAGGACATCCGTCGCGTCGCCAGCGGCATTGAACAGCTCTTCCTGGACGTCCCCCTGGGGGCCGAGCGCGAGGCGTCCATCCTGGAGGCGTTCGACCGCACCTTCGGCGCGGACGCCACGGTGGCGGTGCGGGCCTCCGTCGTGGGCAGTTCCCTGGCCGAGAGCGAGGACTCGGAGACGGATCCGTTCGCGGGCGTGAGCTCGACGTTCCTCTACGTCAAGCGCGGCCAGTTGCTCGACCGGATCCGCCGCTGCTGGGCCTCGGGGTTCACCCCGGAGGGACTGATCTACCGCCTGGCCCAGGGGCGCGGCCTGCGCGGGCTCACCGTGGCGGTGGGCGTCCAGCGGATGATTCCGGGGCGCCGCTCGTTCGTGGTCTTCACGTGCGACCCGAAGACGACGGAGCGCAAGACGCTCATCGTCGCGGGCCACGGGATTGGCGAGGGCGTGGTGCAGGAGAAGGTGGGCGTCGACCACTACTTCCTTCATCCCCAGACGGGCCGCATCGGCCAGGAGCTGGGACACAAGGCGGAGATGCTGTGCGAGAACCCCGTGCCCGGCGGCGAGCTGCTCTGCCTGCCCGTGCCGGAGCCCCTGCGGGACGCGCCCTGCCTGTCGGACGCGGAGATCCAGCGGCTGGGGGCGCTGGCGCGGGACATCGAGAACATCTTCGGCGTGCCCCAGGACATCGAGGGCACCTTCACGGAGGACGGGACGCTCCACGTCCTCCAGTCGCGGCCCATCGCCTTCGACTTCCGGAAGATTCGCGTGTGGAGCTGCGCCAACGTCTCGGAGAGCTTCCCGGGCGTCACCACCCCGCTGACGTACTCCCTCGCCAGCCACTTCTACGAGGTCATCTTCTATGACCTCGTGCGCCGCATGTGGGGCGCGGACTCGCGGACCCTGCACGACCACAAGACGGCCTTCCAGAACATGCTGGGCTTCATCGACGGGCGCGTCTACCACTCGCTGTCGGGCCTGATGCACGTCAACGGCATGAACCCCATCGCCGCGCCCTTCATGAGGGATCTGGAGCACGTGCTTCAACTGGACACCTCGCTGTTCATCCGGTTGCCCGGCCATCGCGACAGCTTCCCCAGCACCGCCCAGTACGCGCTTGCCCTGGGACGTGCCATCACGGGCGCGCTGAGCGCCACCGCGTGGTTCCGGCACGACTTCGACGCGTACGAGAAGTGGTGGAAGCAGACGCTCGCCGGGATACGGACCCTGACCCCGGAGCAGGAGGATCCGCTGGTCCTCATCCACCACTTCCGGCGCCTGTGGACCGGGGTGGGAAACTGGTGGGGGCTGACGCTCATCAACCACTGGTACATCAACACGTACTACGGGCTGGCGAGCCGGCTGCTGCTCAAGTGGACCGGGGAGGACCCGAGCGCGCTGCTCGTGGGCCTGCTGTGCGGGGCCCGGCCGGATGCGAGCACGCACTCGCTGCTCTCCGCCGTGGCGCTCGCGGAAACCGTGCGCGCGGACAGCGCCCTGTCGAAGCTCTTCGCGGAGGGCGAGGCGGAAGCCGTGTGGCGGAAGATCGAGGCCAGGGAAGTCCCCGCCGCGTTCGCCCAGGCGTTCCGCGAACACCTGCGTGAGTACGGGGACCGGGGCATCCAGGAGCTGAACGTGGAGCGGCCGAACCTGCGGGAGACTCCGTGGGAGCTGGTGCGCATCGTCCAGTCCTACGCGCGCACGTCCGTCACCCGGGAGGAGTTGAAGGCGTCCGACAAGGCACGGCGCACGGAGGCGGAAGCCCAGCTGCGTCAACTCCTGAAGGGACAGCCGCTGCGCCGGCTCGCGCTCCAACCACTGCTGGAGCGGCTGCGCCTGGTGATTGGCCTGCGGGAGGACAGCCGGTTCTGGCGCGGTCAGCTGTTCGGCTTCAGCAAGCGCGTGTTCGCGGCGCTGGGGCAGCGGATGGCGGAGCGAGGCGTGCTCGAGGCGCCGCTGGACGTGCATTACCTCACCATGCACGAGGTGTTGGACCACTTCGAGGGCCGGGGCGTCACCCGGCGGCTGAGCGAGCTCGTGCGGCTGCGCCGGCAGGAGCACCAGGACAACCAGAAGCGCCAGCCGCTCCGGGACTTCACCACCGTGGGGAGCGTGGCGGACGGCATTCCCCAGGCCGCCGAGGCCGTGAGCGGCGACGCCTCCCTGCTCAAGGGAATCGGCTCGAGCGCGGGCATCGTGGAGGGCTTCGCGCGCATCGTGAAGGATCCAGGCGCGGTGGGCACGCTGAGCAAGGAGGACATCCTCATCGCGAAGGAGACGGATCCCGGCTGGCTCTTCCTGATGCTGGCCTCCGGAGGCATCGTGGTGGAGCGGGGCAGCATGCTCTCGCATACGGCCATCGCGGGGCGGAAGTTCGGCATCCCGACGGTGGTGGGCGTGCCTCACGCGACGACCCTCATCCCGGACGGGGCCCGCGTGCGGGTGGACGGCACGACGGGAATGGTCACCCTGGTGACGTCATGA
- a CDS encoding AfsA-related hotdog domain-containing protein produces the protein MQQASNQPGRRVRVDAPETVPFLLVPEPLLPEINHPCRIPVKNVEEAKFLAAVLQQHCGLHLGERASEYQELADWADATPVGVSVGHAWRKEPLEHLSELLSSVPVRNPVSEGRHLFEAGESGTMERIDPVLVHKKDPANVLLANACRVGALQQFNAFTESPEFVFDHPSDHVQGMLLTEIARQASIAAIHEVGLPLDWVITLTRLSMEFQRFVRIGVPLVVRAFLSFRLPEWEEPVRSDGRRKRTWAFVQIWQEGRCCFSGILTGVTVRGQS, from the coding sequence ATGCAACAGGCTTCAAACCAACCCGGACGCCGCGTGCGGGTGGACGCACCGGAGACCGTCCCCTTCCTGCTCGTGCCCGAGCCGCTCCTGCCGGAAATCAACCACCCCTGCCGCATCCCAGTGAAGAACGTGGAGGAGGCGAAGTTCCTGGCCGCGGTCCTCCAGCAGCACTGTGGGCTCCACCTGGGAGAGCGGGCCTCCGAGTACCAGGAGTTGGCGGACTGGGCGGATGCCACGCCCGTGGGCGTGAGCGTGGGTCACGCCTGGCGAAAGGAGCCGTTGGAGCACCTTTCCGAGCTGCTGAGCTCGGTGCCCGTCCGCAATCCGGTCTCCGAGGGACGGCATCTGTTCGAGGCGGGAGAGTCCGGGACGATGGAGCGCATCGATCCCGTGCTCGTCCATAAGAAGGACCCGGCGAACGTGCTGCTCGCCAATGCCTGCCGGGTGGGTGCGCTCCAGCAGTTCAACGCGTTCACGGAGTCGCCCGAGTTCGTCTTCGACCATCCGTCGGATCACGTACAGGGCATGCTCCTCACGGAGATCGCGCGCCAGGCCTCCATCGCGGCCATCCACGAGGTGGGGCTTCCGCTCGACTGGGTCATCACCCTGACGCGCCTCTCGATGGAGTTTCAGCGCTTCGTGCGGATCGGCGTTCCCCTGGTGGTCCGTGCCTTCCTCAGCTTCCGGCTCCCCGAGTGGGAGGAGCCGGTGCGCAGCGACGGACGCCGCAAGCGCACCTGGGCCTTCGTGCAGATCTGGCAAGAGGGGCGCTGCTGCTTCTCGGGGATCCTCACCGGCGTCACCGTGCGGGGGCAGTCATGA
- a CDS encoding NAD(P)-dependent oxidoreductase, with protein MVVSSRVVVLGAAGRLGREFVHVGVRLGHTVTAVARNSEKLRAALKVPESSALTFAEADARDVDALASLMKGADAVVNSAGHARDGEAFVDIGRTVVQAAERALGPGGRLWFVGGIGALRVPHTDRLGVDLPGMLEIYQTHRLNHETLRASALDWSMLCPGPLIDTAEGPSLEELRITTDVMPVDIDVSDSPSDALLFSRLRERLPEITIPYMSVAEIAMRHLEKEGPFSRQRLGIAVSR; from the coding sequence ATGGTTGTTTCTTCTCGAGTCGTGGTGCTAGGGGCCGCGGGCCGGCTTGGACGTGAATTCGTACACGTGGGGGTGCGTCTGGGTCACACCGTCACGGCGGTCGCCCGGAACAGCGAGAAGCTGCGGGCGGCGCTGAAGGTGCCGGAATCCTCAGCCCTCACCTTCGCCGAGGCGGATGCACGAGACGTCGACGCGCTGGCCTCTCTCATGAAGGGAGCGGACGCGGTCGTGAACTCGGCCGGGCACGCCCGTGACGGAGAGGCTTTCGTCGACATCGGCCGCACGGTGGTTCAGGCGGCGGAGCGCGCACTGGGCCCAGGCGGGCGGCTCTGGTTCGTCGGAGGCATCGGCGCGCTGCGCGTCCCGCACACGGATCGTCTGGGAGTGGATCTCCCTGGGATGCTGGAGATCTACCAGACCCACCGGCTCAATCATGAGACGCTGCGCGCCTCGGCGCTCGATTGGTCAATGCTTTGCCCTGGTCCCTTGATTGACACAGCCGAAGGACCTTCCCTGGAGGAGCTGCGCATCACCACCGATGTCATGCCCGTCGACATCGATGTGAGCGACAGCCCCAGCGATGCCCTCCTCTTCTCGCGTCTGCGCGAGCGGCTCCCCGAGATCACCATTCCCTATATGTCGGTCGCCGAGATCGCGATGCGCCATCTCGAGAAGGAGGGCCCGTTCAGCCGCCAGCGCCTGGGAATCGCCGTTTCCAGGTAG